In Oxyura jamaicensis isolate SHBP4307 breed ruddy duck chromosome 20, BPBGC_Ojam_1.0, whole genome shotgun sequence, the following are encoded in one genomic region:
- the ADA gene encoding adenosine deaminase, with protein MEQGQRVFEGPKVELHIHLDGAIRPETILYFGKKRGIPLPGNTVDELLKHISYNTPLSLTKFLEKFNHYMPAIAGDREAVRRIAYELVETKAKEGVVYVEVRYSPHLLANCSVSPIPWGQAEGDLTPDEVVQIVNQGLKDGERDFHIKARSILCCMRHMPSWSPEVVELCKKYQNNSVVAIDLAGDESLKVEDTSGHKAAYEEAERCGIHRTVHAGEAGPSAMVEEAVYLLKTERVGHGYHVLEDPKLYKELLRTKMHFEVCPWSSYLTGACLPDFRKHPAVQFRKDRANYSINTDDPLIFNSSINMDYSILKDHMGFTEEDFKTVNINAAQSSFLPEKEKQELLNTLYEAYGMAPNAS; from the exons gaaaagaGGGATTCCTCTCCCCGGCAACACTGTTGATGAGCTCTTGAAGCACATCAGCTACAATACGCCGCTGTCGCTTACCAAGTTTCTAGAGAAATTTAATCACTACATGCCCGCCATCGC GGGGGACCGCGAGGCGGTGCGGAGGATCGCGTACGAGCTGGTGGAGACAAAAGCGAAGGAAGGCGTCGTCTACGTGGAGGTCCGCTACAGCCCTCACCTCTTGGCCAACTGCTCCGTCAGCCCCATCCCCTGGGGACAAGCCGA GGGAGACCTCACTCCGGATGAAGTTGTTCAGATCGTAAATCAGGGACTGAAGGATGGAGAAAGGGATTTCCACATCAAAGCCAGGTCTATTCTATGCTGCATGCGCCATATGCCAA GCTGGTCTCCGGAGGTGGTGGAGCTCTGCAAGAAGTATCAAAACAACTCCGTGGTGGCCATAGACCTGGCCGGGGACGAGTCGCTGAAGGTGGAGGATACCTCTGGCCATAAGGCGGCTTACGAG GAAGCCGAACGATGCGGCATTCATCGCACCGTCCACGCCGGGGAGGCCGGGCCGTCTGCCATGGTTGAGGAG GCAGTGTATCTCCTGAAGACCGAGCGTGTTGGCCATGGCTACCATGTCCTGGAGGACCCCAAGCTCTACAAGGAGCTGCTGAGAACCAAGATGCACTTTGAG GTCTGTCCCTGGTCCAGTTATCTGACCGGAGCATGTCTGCCGGACTTCAGGAAACACCCAGCCGTGCA ATTTAGGAAGGATCGGGCTAACTATTCGATAAACACCGATGACCCCCTCATCTTCAATTCCAGCATCAACATGGATTACAGCATACTGAAGGACCACATGGGCTTCACTGAGGAGGATTTCAAGACAGTG AACATCAATGCAGCTCAGTCCAGCTTCTTacctgagaaagaaaagcaggaactTCTCAATACGCTGTATGAAGCCTACGGGATGGCACCCAACGCATCGTGA
- the PKIG gene encoding cAMP-dependent protein kinase inhibitor gamma yields MEVESSTYTDFISCDRAGRRNAVHDIQRDATTISMRKLTEDISDLTVEGADSEAPSTSSESDPGARPKEQENKPSP; encoded by the exons ATGGAGGTAGAGTCCAGCACGTACACTGACTTTATTTCCTGCGATCGGGCTGGCCGGAGGAACGCTGTCCACGACATCCAGCGAGATGCAACCACCATCAGCATGCGCAAACTGACTGAGGACATCAGTGACCTCACTGTCGAAGGGGCAG ACAGCGAAGCACCTAGCACCTCTTCTGAGAGCGACCCTGGAGCACGACCAAAggagcaagaaaacaaaccctCTCCATGA
- the SERINC3 gene encoding serine incorporator 3 — protein MGAVLGLCSLGSWVPCLCGGASCLLCRCCPSGNNSTVTRLIYAFLLLLSTAVACIMLAPGMEEQLKKVPGFCDEGLHTLIPHLNGFVSCDVFVGYRAVYRISFAMAVFFFVLSLMMIAVKTSNDPRAAVHNGYWFFKIAAIVGIMVGAFYIPEGPFTRAWFVVGIFGAFCFILIQLVLLVDFAHSWNENWVERMEEGNSKCWYAALLSCTSLFYGLSLVFVVLFYVFYTKPEDCAENKFFISINMILCIAVSIVSILPKVQEHQPHSGLLQSSIITLYTMYLTWSAMSNEPERNCNPSLLNIITQIATPTIFPANTTVIPATPAPPKSLQWWDAQSIVGLVIFVLCLLYSSIRSSSNSQVNKLMLSGSDSAILEETGGAGSGAAEEGEVRRVVDNEKDGVQYSYTFFHFMLFLASLYIMMTLTNWYSPDADFKTMTSKWPAVWVKITSSWLCLLLYLWTLVAPLVLTSRDFS, from the exons aTGGgggcggtgctggggctgtgctcgCTCGGCAGCTGG GTCCCGTGCCTGTGCGGCGGcgcctcctgcctgctgtgccGCTGCTGCCCCAGCGGCAACAACTCCACCGTCACCCGCCTCATCtatgccttcctcctcctcctcagcaccGCTGTCGCCTGCATCATGCTGGCGCCGGGcatggaggagcagctgaaaaag GTGCCAGGATTTTGTGACGAGGGGCTTCACACTCTGATACCGCATCTGAACGGCTTTGTCAGCTGCGATGTGTTTGTTGGCTACAGAGCTGTCTATCGAATCAGCTTTGCCATGGcggtgtttttctttgtcttatcGCTGATGATGATAGCAGTGAAAACAAGTAACGATCCAAGGGCAGCAGTGCACAACGG gtaTTGGTTCTTCAAAATAGCTGCCATTGTGGGTATCATGGTCGGAGCGTTTTACATTCCTGAAGGGCCTTTCACAAGAG CCTGGTTTGTTGTTGGTATTTTTGGAGCCTTCTGCTTCATTCTTATCCAGCTGGTGCTTCTCGTGGACTTCGCTCACTCCTGGAATGAGAACTGGGTTGAGAGAATGGAGGAGGGAAACTCTAAATGTTGGTATGCAG ctctgctgtcctgTACAAGCTTGTTCTACGGCTTGTCACTggtttttgttgtgcttttctATGTTTTCTACACAAAGCCTGAGGACTGCGCTGAAAACAAGTTCTTCATAAGCATTAATATGATCCTGTGCATTGCTGTATCCATCGTTTCTATCCTTCCCAAAGTTCAg GAACATCAGCCTCACTCTGGCCTCCTCCAGTCCTCTATTATTACTCTGTACACCATGTACCTCACGTGGTCAGCCATGTCTAATGAGCCTG AGCGAAACTGTAACCCAAGTTTGCTGAACATCATTACCCAGATAGCTACACCCACAATTTTTCCAGCCAACACCACGGTCATACCTGCTACTCCGGCTCCACCCAAGTCCCTGCAGTGGTGGGATGCCCAGAGTATTGTTGGATTGGTTATATTTGTCCTCTGCCTCCTTTATTCCAG CATTCGCTCTTCAAGTAACAGCCAAGTGAACAAGCTGATGCTGTCTGGGAGTGACAGTGCCATTCTGGAGGAGACGGGGGGagcaggcagcggggctgccGAGGAAGGAGAAGTGCGCCGTGTCGTGGACAATGAGAAGGATGGTGTTCAGTACAGCTATACCTTCTTCCACTTCATGCtctttcttgcttctctttaTATCATGATGACGCTCACCAACTGGTACAG ccctgatgcagattttaaaacaatgacAAGTAAGTGGCCAGCTGTGTGGGTGAAGATAACCTCCAGCTGGCTGTGTCTCCTTCTCTACCTTTGGACCCTAGTGGCTCCTCTTGTCCTTACCAGTAGGGACTTCAGTTAA